The Candidatus Nitrosotenuis cloacae DNA window TCTATTGGATGATAACTGATGGACAAAAGTTCTCAAAGCCGCTGCTGTATGATCCGCTGCCACCGGCAGTTCAGGAGCTAGGAAAGAACGGACTGGCAAGGATAACGTTCAACGGCGAGAAGCTTTGGGATTATCAGGCAAAATCCACTGCAAAAAGTGCCACCGAATCCAAAGTTACTGTAAAGTCGGATGCGGAGAAAAAAACCAAGGAAACAAAAAAGACAACTGACAAAAAGGACATCAAAAAGACAACCAAGACAACTGACAAAAAGGAAGTCAAAAAGACAACCAAGACAACTGACAAAAAGGACATCAAAAAGACAACAATCAAGCCGACAACGGTAAAGACTGCAACAAAAACAACAAGTAGCAAGTAACGCTACTCACTAAATTTTTCTAATTAACGTAAACCTGGATCTTTTCGGATCTATCTCCTCGTGCATGTCCACGTTGCTGATTATCTTCACCGCAAAGTCTGACCAGTGTTTTCTCATGTTTCTGCCTGTGGTTGGAATATGGCCTTCAAGCTGGCCGTCGTCCTCGGCAAACATCTCGATGTTCAGTATGTATTTTCTTGAAACTCTGAACATCTCACCTGTCGCATCCCTTACATCGGAGTCGTTTACGTAGTTTAGGACGTTTCTTGTGAATACGAAATCAAATGACGAGTCCTTGTGAGGAATTGAAACAGCAGAGCCTGCCTCGAACCTGAACTGCGGAAGCGTTTCTTGCGCCTTTGATACTGCATTCTTGCTTGTGTCTATTCCGCTTACCGTCATGTGATCTGGGAATAGCCTGAGGTCATTGCCTGCACTGCATCCTACCTCAAGCACGCTCTGGACTCTGAGCGAGACTGCCAAGTCCCGCATGAACTTTGCAAGCTCCTCGTTGTAGTGTGTTTTGTACTCTTGGGCGTATTTGTCCCAGTAATCACCTAGTGGGAGCATTTGCAGGGAACCATCTTGGTATCAAAGGTGCAGTCGTGGGGGCCCTCTGACATGGAATCAGTCGGAATCTCCTTCATGCATTCAGTGTGCCTACCCTTTTTGCAAAACCAGCAGATCTGGTCGCTTGTACCGCCGACCGAGCACGATTCCATGGTATGGTGTTGTGAAACTAGTCTAAAAAACTAAACGTAGAGCAGCCACTCCGAAAATCGCTCATCTCTTCCCATGGCTATGTCCATAAACGATTTTTGCAGCCTCTTTGTGGTCTGGCCCATCTTGCCGTCGTCTATTGCGACATTGTCCACCTGCGCCACCGACTTTACCTCGGCTGCGGTTCCTGTCATGAATATCTCGTCTGCAGAATACAGGTCGTCGCGTTCCATCTCTTTTTCTATTACCTCCATGCCGTCTGATCTGATCAGCTGAATGACGCTGTCGCGCGTGATCCCGGCAAGGCATCCTGAACTTAGTGGCGGCGTAAATATCTCGCCATTTTTTACTACAAAAATGTTTTCCGCGCTACCCTCAGCTATCTTGCCATGGTGGTTTAGCATTATTGCCTCGTCATATCCATCGTTTAGGGCCTCCACTCTTGCCAGTGCTGCATTTGCATAGTTTGATGCTGCTTTTGCCTGCATGGGCTGTGACCTAGAGTCTATTCTTATCCAGCTTGATATCTTGCATCTTGCACCCGTCTCCTTGCCTGCCTTTGATTCTCCCATCTTCCATTCCCAGCATGCAATAGCGACATCTACCTTGTTTGGGGTGGGTGTGAGTCCCATGGTTCCATATCCATAGTATGCAAGAGGCCTGATGTAGCATTCCTTAAGGGTGCTTGCCTTCACCGTCTTTACTATTGCGTCAGTTATCTGCTCCTTTGTGAACTCCATTTTCATCGAGTACAACTTGGCAGACCTGAAGAACCTGTCAACGTGTTCTGGCAGCCTGAATATGGCGGAGCCCTTTGGGGTGTCATAGCATCTGATTCCCTCAAACACTGCCGTGGAATAATGTAATGCATGGGTCAGCACATGGACCTTTGCGTCCTTGAACGGGACCATCCTACCGTTCATCCATATCTTGCCGACTTCTTTCATAGAAGGTTGGATGGAATCTAGTAATTTATAGAATTTGCCCCCAACACAGCAACTATATCCTTCGGCGTATCATTTAGGTCGTGGAACCAATACCTGTCTTTGCGGCAGCAGTCCTAGTCATTGTGGGGCTGGTGGGACAGGGCTTTGAGATGCGAAGAATCAGAAAATCAATGCCTCAAGAGACCCCCGACCCAAAAAACGTCTTTACCGACAGGCGCAACTTCAAGTGGTATGGGATAATCGCCGCAGGGCTCATCCTATACTATGTCGCAGAATTGTGAGCCTGCTAGGCACGGCGATCTAGAGACTATATAGATCAGGTCTAAATATTGCGATCGCCTAGACAATACAGCGCGTGTTTTGGGTAACGCCGGACTGATTCTAGATAATGAGTCCAAGAACAAACCCAGCTTTGGCTCTAATGGGAGTTTCCCGGCGGAGCCATTTGCGATTTATTCTAACTGAATGTGATTTTTGACCGTTCCGAGTGAACTGCGCGGATTGCCTTTTCTATGTTGTCGTTTGAGTCGTCTGTAACTATTATCACGCGTGACGTCTCCTCCTGTGCATCCATGTTCAGTATGTTGAGCCCCGCGCTGCCGATTCTGGAGCTTGCCTTTGAGACTATCTGGTGGACCCGCCACATCTCGTCGCCAATAAGTGTCACAACGCCCCGGTTGTACGTGATGTTGGCAAGCGAGTCGAATCCAAGTATGTACCGTTCGTTTCTTTTCACATAGTCTGCATCCAAAAACAGTATCCTAGTAAACTCGATGTCGTCCTTTGTGTAAGGAGACAGTATGACAAATTCGGAGTATCTCTTGTCCTTTTCAAGCGATTCCAGAAGGCGTTGCGCCGAGTCGCTCTCTATCTTCAGTATGGCGCAGTTTCTCTTTCCCGTGACTATCTTGAGCGGGTGGCCGTTCTGCCCATCCAGCCTGCGCTTGATGGTCGTGGTCTTTTGGGAGTTCTTCATGTTTGTGATTATTATCGGCATGTCTACTCCGTTTTCGAGTATTTCCTTGATCGCAATCGGATCTAGCACCTTCATTCCAAACATGCCTGCAAGCCTTGCCTCGTTGTAGGAAAGCTGCGAAATGTCGTCAAGCTCCTCTGTGACGACCCTTGGGTCTGCAGATACAACGGCGCTGTCCTTCTCAAAGTCTATTCTGGTGTCGTATTTTTTGTGAAACAGTATGCCAAGATCGGCTGCGGTCCTGTCGGAGCCGCCTCTTTCGTACGTGGTCTCAAGCCCCTCGGCAGTCTTTCCAATAAAGCCGCCAATTGAGACTACCTCGTTTTTTCTCACCAACTCCTCCACTGGCTCCATCCTCTTGAGAGACTCTGAGGCGACAAAGTTGGTCGACTCTATGTTGTTGTCCGTGATTATGGGCCATATGTCGTAGCTTACCACATCCGAGATGATCCCGCTGCTCTTGATGATATAGTTCATTACATATGACATTAGGATCTCGCCTGAAAACGCAAGTGCCCTTGAGCGTATCTCATTTGCAAATCCTGCTTCCCGCGCATCCTCAAACGCAGACTGGGATCTTAGCAAAAACGAGTCTATTATCTTGCCACATTCCTGCCTGTATTCATCTGAGACGTGGGACAGCATCTTCTCGTAGGACCTTTTGAATCCGGACATATCTGGCGCCTTTCCCTCCTCTGCCATTCTTCCTACGTGTAATGCCAGGTCAGTCAGCGATTTTCTCTTTCCGTCATGGATGGTAAGCGGTGCAGAAAATACCGCGACAACTTTGGAGTCTTTTTTCAGCTCTTTTATCCTGTTTATAATATCTGAAACAAACTCTCCGTCAATTCCGCTTGCACTTCCGCCGAATTTTGCAACAACTAGTTTTTCCAAGAACAGATTCTGGAAACGTAAATCCTCTTTTAAGGATTCGCGCTCATGTACTGCTTGATTATCTCAAACGCTTTGCGTGCACCGTTTGACGCAAGGGGGTTTCTTTTTTCCTGCAGCTTTTCAGAGACTAACTGCTCCAGCCTGGATATGTCGTCGTATGTGTAACCCTCGCTTTTCGCATTGTCCTCCTGCTCAAAGTGGTTTTTTATTGGGATGAATATTCCTGGTGTGCCGTACGCCTTTGACTCGTCAATTGTGGACTTGCCTGCAAGCGACAGTACGACATCGGATGCGTAAATCACCTCGTGAAGGTTGCTGACATAGCCCATGTTCCGAACATTCCGGCCTTCTATTTTCAGGGACGGACCTGACACTAGTACAAATTCAACGTCTCTCATCTTCTCTGATACTTCTAGCGCCTTTTCTATTAGGAATCTTCCAGCATCGGTTCCACCCACGGTTACCGTAACTGTCTTTTTTGCAAACGCAAATCTTTCTCTCAGCTCGTCCCTTGTGAGATTCGTGGTGCGAACTATGGGGCCGACCCGCCTGATGTTCCCTACGTCCTCACCCGTTTCCGGCACTATCACCGCGTCGCATTTTTGTATCATGTTTCTCATGGATTGATTCATCTTTTTCTCGATGATGGAGCTGACGCCTTTTGTGAACCTTGTTTCCAGTATGTCGGTAATGAGTATTGTTGAGATCTTTTTTCCCTGCGCTACTCCAAGTGAGGCAAAGTCTTCGTCGCTTACCACCAGTCTTGGGTCCTCTTTTTTGATGAATTTTTCCGATTCCTTTTTACATTCTTTGTAGTACTGGTAGTACTGCCAGAGCCATCTTGCCGACTTTTTCAGCTCCCCATTCTGTACGTCGAATCTTGGCGGATTGTATAGATTCTCGACAGAAAAGCCGCATTCTGATATCATCCTGGCCGCGCCTGCACCGCTCACAAACCTTGTTGGAAGGTCAAAGAGATGTGCCACTGCAACATCGCGCGTGGCGTGTCCCAATCCAATTGGGCTGCAAAAAAATGCGATTTCCGTTCTGTTCAACGATTTTTGTCATTCACTGCTCAAAGTTTAAATGGTTTTTGCAGAGAGTTTCGCTGGGCCCATGGTCCAGTTCGGTTATGACGTCGCCCTTACACGGCGAAAATCCAGGGTTCAAATCCCTGTGGGCCCATACATTACATGATTACGGGGCCCTGTTTTGGCACGACCTTGCCGTTAGGCAAAGTCCAGACGTATTGCCAGCCTTCTGCGATTAGTTGCTCAGACTCGTCTGCCACATACCATGCCTTAAATAACTTCAGATGTATATTGCCTAGCCTTGGCCAAGTAATCTTCTATATCATTTTCCTTGGCTAGTCTATCCAGATAGGAATTATCAATCGAATCGGCAAATATTCCTAGCAATGCAACGCTTTCTTCCATGTCTCTTTGAGTATTACTCTTCCAAAACTTTGCCGAATATAGTCTATTTTGTATTAAATCCTCTGGTGCAGCCACTTTTATTTCGTAATCTCTAACTTTGAATTTCCTAATCTTATTAGAATCCCCACTATAAGATTGCGATATGATTTGTATAACGATGACTAGATCCTTGTTGAGCCAAAGCCCGTTTGCTTCTTTTCCAAATCCAAATCTATTGAGTAGTTTCTCAGCCATTATTTTGTTATCAACTACCAAATCGATGTCTGTAGTAGCAAACGTGCCTGCGGTATAGAGGTCTATTGCCTGTCCTCCTACAAGTACAGCTTCAACGCCATTTTGTTTTAGGATCTTCGTAAGAAACCCCAGAAACAGAGTTCTTCGTTTGAATGCATTTGTCTCTTTTATCAATTCTTTGTATTCTGGCGATGTTTTGAATTGACTACGTGCTTTCTTTATAGATCTGCCTTCTATCATATTTTTAGAATAAACATACCATCTTTTTGTTCAAATAACTCATTGAAGGTTATCTTTGCTGATGTGATAAGTGAAGATAGTTCTCCTGCTATCCTTCTGGCCATGATCTCATCAACATCCTGTTTTTCATCTGAATTTCTGAAAACTGACTTGTCTAATCTATCAAGCTTAACGATTTGTTTCATCCGTGCAGCTTGCATTTGAGGTGATACCCATTCTTCTAGATCCACTGATTGTGGTGTTTTTCGTTTTAACGATCGTAGAAATTCAGCTGCAGCTTGTCCCGGCCCCTCTGAAAGTTTATAGAATGTTTGATTACGTTCCCCGGTTTTGGATTCAACAATTTTAAAATCTGAGAACTCTGTTAGACAGCGATATGTCGCAGCTGGGTCTAATCCCTTAGTCATAGCAATTTGATAAGCTGTAATTGGTTGCCTTGCCTCTACTAGTGCTTCTATTGTAGCAAATCGAGTCGTTCCACCAAACAGCATTTCTACTTTCATTTATGCTCCATTAGGCGTTCATCTATATAAAGACTTAGATTTTAAATCCAAGTATATCTTTGTATTGACGATAACACGCCAGAAATCGATACTACGTGTAATCCAAGTGGGCAAAAAACGGGGAGTGCCAATGCCATGCAAGCACGCATGATCCTGTCACTGGAAGGGCAATAGTCGGACCTGCGGCACTATAGGCGCCCCCATCAAACGTTCTTCCAAGACTGGATCTTGAGGCTGATGCAGATGGGTACCCGTACATCGTTCCGCCAAAATTTGACACATCCGCAAACGGGGTAGTGGGATATGGGCGCTTTTTGAGTTGACTGGCCTGGCAAAAACAGGTTCGGATCTTCGAGCAACTTCGATGTGGCGAAGTTAGGATGTTATTAACCTAGATTGCAAAGTCATGGTATGATCAGTGCAATAGTAATAGACGATGACCGTGACACCGTGAGCATCTTTGTAGACTATCTTGAGATGCTCAACGTGGACGTCTGGGCGGTTGGGTATGACGGAAAACAGGCAGTGGATCTGTATCGCACACACGGACCGGATATGATGTTTCTGGACATGATGATGCCAGAGTATGACGGCC harbors:
- a CDS encoding class I SAM-dependent methyltransferase, with the translated sequence MLPLGDYWDKYAQEYKTHYNEELAKFMRDLAVSLRVQSVLEVGCSAGNDLRLFPDHMTVSGIDTSKNAVSKAQETLPQFRFEAGSAVSIPHKDSSFDFVFTRNVLNYVNDSDVRDATGEMFRVSRKYILNIEMFAEDDGQLEGHIPTTGRNMRKHWSDFAVKIISNVDMHEEIDPKRSRFTLIRKI
- a CDS encoding branched-chain amino acid transaminase, with protein sequence MKEVGKIWMNGRMVPFKDAKVHVLTHALHYSTAVFEGIRCYDTPKGSAIFRLPEHVDRFFRSAKLYSMKMEFTKEQITDAIVKTVKASTLKECYIRPLAYYGYGTMGLTPTPNKVDVAIACWEWKMGESKAGKETGARCKISSWIRIDSRSQPMQAKAASNYANAALARVEALNDGYDEAIMLNHHGKIAEGSAENIFVVKNGEIFTPPLSSGCLAGITRDSVIQLIRSDGMEVIEKEMERDDLYSADEIFMTGTAAEVKSVAQVDNVAIDDGKMGQTTKRLQKSFMDIAMGRDERFSEWLLYV
- a CDS encoding aspartate kinase, translating into MEKLVVAKFGGSASGIDGEFVSDIINRIKELKKDSKVVAVFSAPLTIHDGKRKSLTDLALHVGRMAEEGKAPDMSGFKRSYEKMLSHVSDEYRQECGKIIDSFLLRSQSAFEDAREAGFANEIRSRALAFSGEILMSYVMNYIIKSSGIISDVVSYDIWPIITDNNIESTNFVASESLKRMEPVEELVRKNEVVSIGGFIGKTAEGLETTYERGGSDRTAADLGILFHKKYDTRIDFEKDSAVVSADPRVVTEELDDISQLSYNEARLAGMFGMKVLDPIAIKEILENGVDMPIIITNMKNSQKTTTIKRRLDGQNGHPLKIVTGKRNCAILKIESDSAQRLLESLEKDKRYSEFVILSPYTKDDIEFTRILFLDADYVKRNERYILGFDSLANITYNRGVVTLIGDEMWRVHQIVSKASSRIGSAGLNILNMDAQEETSRVIIVTDDSNDNIEKAIRAVHSERSKITFS
- a CDS encoding glycosyltransferase; the encoded protein is MNRTEIAFFCSPIGLGHATRDVAVAHLFDLPTRFVSGAGAARMISECGFSVENLYNPPRFDVQNGELKKSARWLWQYYQYYKECKKESEKFIKKEDPRLVVSDEDFASLGVAQGKKISTILITDILETRFTKGVSSIIEKKMNQSMRNMIQKCDAVIVPETGEDVGNIRRVGPIVRTTNLTRDELRERFAFAKKTVTVTVGGTDAGRFLIEKALEVSEKMRDVEFVLVSGPSLKIEGRNVRNMGYVSNLHEVIYASDVVLSLAGKSTIDESKAYGTPGIFIPIKNHFEQEDNAKSEGYTYDDISRLEQLVSEKLQEKRNPLASNGARKAFEIIKQYMSANP